A stretch of the Nicotiana tabacum cultivar K326 chromosome 6, ASM71507v2, whole genome shotgun sequence genome encodes the following:
- the LOC107785720 gene encoding glycerol kinase-like: MSDEEVFIGSIDQGTTSTRFIIYDRLARAVGSHQVEFTQFYPQAGWVEHDPMEIVESVRICMAKALDKATADGHNVDSGLKAIGLTNQRETTVVWSKSTGLPLYNAIVWMDVRTSSICRKLEKELPGGRTHFVESCGLPISTYFSALKLLWLLDNVDGLSEAVKKGDAVFGTIDTWLIWNLTGGVENGLHVTDVSNASRTMLMNLKTLDWDKSTLDTLGIPANILPKIISNSEIIGNITKGWPITGIPIAGCLGDQHAAMVGQSCRKGEAKSTYGTGAFILLNTGEEMIKSNHGLLSTVAYKLGPKAPVNYALEGSIAIAGAAVQWLRDSLGIISSANEIEDLASKVTSTGGVYFVPAFNGLFAPWWRDDARGICVGITRFTNKSHIARAVLESMCFQVKDVLDSMHKDAAQKSDGKTEGTEFLLRVDGGATVNNLLMQIQADLLGSPVVRPADIETTALGAAYAAGLAVGVYTQDEIFSSGEKMKKATTFKPVLEEELRKKKVDSWCLAVSRSFDLADLSL; the protein is encoded by the exons atgtCTGATGAAGAGGTGTTTATTGGGTCCATTGATCAAGGCACCACTAGCACTCGATTCATAATCTATGACCGTTTGGCTCGCGCCGTTGGATCTCACCAGGTTGAATTCACTCAGTTTTACCCACAAGCAGG ATGGGTGGAACACGACCCAATGGAGATTGTAGAGAGTGTGAGGATCTGTATGGCAAAGGCTCTTGATAAGGCTACTGCTGATGGACATAACGTGGATAGTGGACTCAAAGCTATTGGGCTTACAAATCAGCGAGAGACCACTGTTGTGTGGAGCAAATCCACAGGGCTACCTCTTTACAACGCCATTGTTTGGATGGATGTCCGTACGAGTTCTATTTGCAG AAAATTGGAGAAAGAATTGCCAGGGGGACGGACTCATTTTGTTGAGAGTTGTGGTTTGCCTATAAGCACTTACTTCAGTGCATTGAAGCTTTTGTGGCTGTTGGATAATGTGGATGGGTTGAGTGAAGCTGTTAAAAAAGGGGATGCCGTGTTTGGAACTATAGACACCTGGTTAATTTGGAACCTTACAGGAGGTGTGGAGAACGGTTTACATGTCACTGATGTCTCCAATGCATCGAGAACTATGCTGATGAATCTTAAAACCCTTGACTGGGATAAATCCACACTTGACACCTTAGGAATTCCTGCGAATATTTTGCCAAAAATTATTAGCAATTCTGAGATTATTGGCAACATTACTAAAGGATGGCCAATCACAGGAATCCCTATCGCGGGATGTCTTGGTGATCAACATGCAGCAATGGTTGGTCAATCTTGCCGGAAAGGTGAGGCCAAAAGCACCTATGGAACCGGAGCTTTCATTCTTCTGAACACAGGTGAAGAGATGATTAAGTCAAATCATGGGCTGCTAAGCACAGTAGCCTACAAGCTGGGGCCAAAAGCACCTGTCAATTATGCTTTAGAAGGCTCCATTGCCATTGCTGGTGCTGCTGTTCAGTGGCTTAGGGACAGTCTTGGCATTATCAGCTCCGCTAACGAAATCGAGGATTTGGCATCAAAAGTTACCTCAACCGGAGGAGTGTATTTCGTTCCAGCATTTAATGGATTGTTTGCTCCATGGTGGCGTGATGACGCTCGGGGGATTTGTGTTGGTATAACTAGATTTACCAACAAGTCTCACATTGCTCGGGCTGTACTTGAAAGCATGTGCTTTCAGGTAAAAGATGTGCTTGATTCCATGCACAAGGATGCTGCACAGAAAAGTGATGGTAAGACTGAAGGGACGGAATTCTTACTCCGTGTAGATGGTGGCGCTACAGTCAACAACCTTTTGATGCAAATTCAG GCTGACTTGTTGGGTAGTCCGGTTGTAAGACCAGCTGATATAGAAACAACAGCTCTTGGGGCAGCCTATGCTGCTGGATTAGCAGTTGGAGTCTATACGCAGGATGAGATATTTTCTTCAGGGGAAAAGATGAAGAAAGCGACTACATTCAAACCCGTGTTAGAAGAAgaattgaggaagaagaaggtggATTCTTGGTGCTTAGCTGTTTCAAGATCGTTTGACCTGGCTGATTTATCTCTATAA